Proteins co-encoded in one Papaver somniferum cultivar HN1 chromosome 5, ASM357369v1, whole genome shotgun sequence genomic window:
- the LOC113279825 gene encoding probable protein phosphatase 2C 34, with protein sequence MVGDNIFISNVGDSRAVLATASDDGTLVPVQLTMDFKPNLPQEAERIMHCNGRVFCLDDEPGVHKVWLPAEEKPRLAMSRALGDFCVKDFGVISVHEVTQRSITSKDQFIILATDGYVWDVISNQEAVQIVSSTPDKRKAAKRIVECAARAWKRKRRGIAADDISAICLFFHPYASTVSKF encoded by the exons ATGGTT GGAGACAACATCTTCATATCGAATGTTGGAGATTCTCGTGCGGTGTTAGCAACGGCTTCTGACGATGGCACGTTGGTTCCAGTTCAGCTTACAATGGACTTCAAGCCAAACTTACCAC AGGAGGCAGAACGGATAATGCATTGCAACGGAAGGGTGTTTTGCTTAGACGATGAACCAGGTGTGCATAAAGTATGGTTACCAGCTGAGGAAAAACCTAGATTAGCAATGTCAAGAGCCTTGGGAGATTTCTGCGTCAAAGACTTTGGTGTTATTTCAGTTCATGAAGTCACACAAAGGAGTATAACCAGTAAAGACCAGTTCATTATCCTTGCCACCGATGGGTAT GTATGGGATGTTATCTCAAATCAAGAAGCAGTTCAAATTGTTTCTTCAACACCGGATAAACGTAAAGCAGCTAAAAGAATAGTCGAATGTGCCGCACGCGCATGGAAACGTAAAAGACGAGGAATAGCTGCAGATGATATTTCTGCTATTTGCCTTTTTTTCCACCCTTATGCGTCCACCGTCTCGAAATTCTGA
- the LOC113283115 gene encoding uncharacterized protein LOC113283115 — MATTTTISTAFQFPKLHVSRINCFKNAASPSILRTSSSLRFPKIQQVNHKVACPLIRKRNAGVVCAAASAAGSSDSDANPYEVIGVSSIEGFEMIKAAYTRRRREAERNGDEATVARLEKAYDKVMMAQLTNRKKGLTVGSFKVSKDIKYADRQPIVPWGPRFSKSSVQDMRINLAISAVFTAWIVIKRSAEWKPLQFLAFVFVYRIFEKLKSSEPSVSPTFNEEGEDEGRGLRMGKRILRSLSLVFGCITVTSLGFTGILNVIEMLGSFIPSFLYNNQELFITSATAVMLYILASFYR, encoded by the exons ATGGCGACAACTACTACTATATCAACTGCGTTTCAGTTCCCTAAATTACATGTTTCTCGAATCAATTGCTTCAAGAATGCCGCTTCTCCTTCAATTCTTCGTACCTCGTCATCATTAAG GTTTCCAAAGATACAACAAGTAAATCATAAAGTGGCATGTCCACTGATACGGAAACGGAATGCTGGAGTGGTTTGTGCAGCTGCATCTGCTGCAGGAAGTTCAGATAGTGACGCAAATCCTTATGAG GTTATTGGTGTAAGTTCCATAGAGGGATTTGAAATGATTAAGGCGGCATATACAAGAAGGCGAAGGGAGGCTGAGAGAAATGGTGATGAAGCCACTGTAGCTCGA tTAGAAAAGGCATATGATAAAGTTATGATGGCACAGCTAACAAATCGGAAAAAGGGCTTGACAGTTGGTTCCTTTAAG GTCTCGAAGGACATAAAATATGCTGATAGACAACCAATTGTACCATGGGGCCCAAG GTTTTCGAAATCCAGTGTACAGGATATGCGAATAAACCTGGCAATATCTGCTGTTTTT ACCGCTTGGATAGTTATCAAACGGAGTGCTGAATGGAAGCCTCTGCAGTTTTTAGCTTTTGTATTTGTATATCGAATATTTGAGAAGTTGAAATCTTCAGAACCATCTGTTTCTCCTACATTTAAT GAAGAAGGTGAGGATGAAGGGCGGGGATTGAGAATGGGAAAACGAATTCTTCGTTCCCTTTCATTAGTTTTTGGTTGTATTACTGTTACTTCACTG GGATTCACTGGTATTTTAAACGTGATTGAGATGCTTGGCAGTTTCATTCCTTCTTTCCTCTATAATAACCAG GAACTATTTATCACTTCCGCAACTGCTGTTATGCTCTACATCTTGGCCTCATTTTATAGATGA